One genomic region from Cucumis melo cultivar AY chromosome 9, USDA_Cmelo_AY_1.0, whole genome shotgun sequence encodes:
- the LOC103504324 gene encoding HMG-Y-related protein A gives MATDDQLNNPPQPPPPAPSLPHYPEMIMAAIDSLNDKNGVSKSAITKQIESTYGDLPPAFTTLLTHHLDVMKQTGQLLFVKNNYMKPDPNAPPKRGRGRPPKPKVPLPPGTVVSPPRPRGRPPKPKDPFAPISQPKKKTTSGSGRPRGRPPKYPKPAPTSAPPVAGPPRGRGRPPKVKPAVAPVGC, from the exons ATGGCTACCGACGACCAACTCAACAACCCACCTCAACCACCTCCCCCTGCTCCCTCTCTCCCTCACTACCCCGAG ATGATTATGGCAGCAATCGATTCTCTAAACGACAAAAACGGAGTAAGCAAATCGGCGATTACAAAGCAAATCGAGTCCACATACGGCGATCTACCCCCTGCTTTCACTACCCTTCTCACTCACCACTTAGACGTCATGAAGCAAACCGGGCAACTCCTCTTCGTCAAAAACAACTACATGAAGCCCGATCCCAACGCCCCACCTAAGCGTGGCAGAGGGCGTCCACCCAAGCCCAAAGTCCCTCTCCCACCAGGCACCGTCGTCTCTCCCCCACGCCCACGTGGCCGTCCTCCTAAACCCAAAGATCCATTCGCTCCCATTTCACAACCCAAGAAGAAAACTACCTCGGGAAGTGGAAGGCCACGTGGCCGCCCTCCGAAATACCCCAAACCGGCCCCCACCTCTGCTCCTCCCGTCGCCGGTCCTCCCAGAGGCAGAGGACGGCCACCGAAGGTAAAGCCAGCCGTGGCCCCTGTTGGTTGTTGA